Proteins encoded in a region of the Bacillus sp. T3 genome:
- a CDS encoding GNAT family N-acetyltransferase — protein MLFREIVPKELEYVYKMGYKEWPKGRTFERYVEENKKEDEFGSRYVYVDKENNIIGSLIVLSLKIKVVDKIVPLFGLGSIVINSDYRGLGYGNEMIKECLFHIEHNCSEPIFMLFSDINHMFYCQLGFKELPENLQRYPKSVCMVRCRDADYKLVSSLSIDHIPKYF, from the coding sequence ATGTTATTTCGAGAGATTGTACCGAAGGAACTGGAATATGTTTATAAAATGGGCTATAAGGAGTGGCCGAAAGGGAGAACCTTTGAGCGATATGTCGAAGAAAATAAAAAAGAGGATGAATTTGGCAGTCGATATGTCTATGTCGATAAAGAAAACAATATTATTGGTTCACTCATTGTTCTGTCTCTGAAGATCAAAGTTGTAGATAAGATTGTTCCTCTTTTTGGGCTTGGTTCTATCGTTATAAACTCCGATTATCGTGGGCTAGGTTACGGGAACGAAATGATCAAAGAGTGTTTATTTCATATTGAACATAATTGCAGCGAGCCCATTTTTATGCTTTTTAGCGATATAAACCATATGTTTTATTGTCAGCTAGGTTTTAAAGAACTTCCCGAAAATTTGCAACGATATCCCAAATCCGTTTGTATGGTACGCTGCCGTGATGCGGATTACAAACTGGTTTCAAGCCTGTCAATTGATCATATTCCGAAATATTTTTAA
- a CDS encoding NAD(P)H-dependent oxidoreductase produces MKHLIVYAHPNPESLNHAILDTTINTIKKNGHEVVVRDLYALDFQPVLKPEDTEAMKAGKTPDDIKTEQEFITEADVITFIYPIWWTGLPAIIKGYVDRVFAFGFAYSAGPEGIVKLLEGKKGFIINTHGTPNEIYDEIGMTAGLKATSDIGIWDFTGVEPVEHLLFGSIGYLNEDAYKGMLKKVEDTINSHFS; encoded by the coding sequence ATGAAACATCTAATTGTTTATGCACATCCAAACCCTGAAAGTTTAAACCATGCTATTTTAGATACAACGATTAATACAATAAAGAAAAATGGTCACGAAGTTGTTGTCCGTGATTTATATGCACTTGATTTTCAACCTGTACTGAAACCAGAAGATACAGAAGCTATGAAAGCAGGAAAAACTCCTGATGATATTAAAACAGAACAAGAATTTATCACTGAAGCAGACGTCATAACATTTATTTATCCTATTTGGTGGACTGGTCTTCCAGCCATTATTAAAGGGTATGTAGACCGAGTGTTTGCATTTGGGTTTGCTTATTCTGCTGGACCAGAAGGTATAGTTAAACTATTAGAAGGTAAAAAAGGTTTTATCATCAATACACATGGTACTCCTAATGAGATTTACGATGAAATTGGTATGACAGCAGGTTTGAAAGCCACTTCTGACATTGGAATATGGGATTTTACTGGAGTTGAACCTGTGGAACACTTACTATTCGGAAGTATTGGATACCTTAATGAAGATGCATATAAAGGTATGTTAAAGAAAGTGGAAGATACAATTAATTCTCATTTCTCATAA
- a CDS encoding DUF6220 domain-containing protein yields the protein MSQRTKNKIQKHSRTLFILLSWILLLGLFTQISLAGLAIFFDGGLWELHKDLVYIMEFIPVIMFVIGNIGEIHKLYRFLSFVLFFIINFQYYTTYGWLGAIHAVFTLVIFMITLCIAWGSFKSVVNKKKENNDNKEQLQYTGTGI from the coding sequence ATGAGTCAGAGAACTAAGAATAAGATACAAAAACACTCACGAACTTTATTTATACTGTTATCATGGATTCTTTTGCTTGGGCTGTTCACCCAAATTTCATTAGCGGGTTTAGCTATTTTTTTTGATGGTGGACTTTGGGAATTACACAAAGACTTAGTATACATAATGGAGTTTATTCCAGTCATTATGTTTGTTATTGGTAATATTGGTGAAATTCATAAGTTATATAGATTTTTGAGCTTTGTGTTATTCTTTATTATCAACTTCCAATACTATACTACATACGGTTGGCTCGGTGCTATTCATGCAGTATTTACACTCGTCATATTTATGATTACATTGTGTATCGCTTGGGGTTCATTTAAGAGTGTTGTAAACAAAAAGAAAGAAAATAATGATAATAAGGAACAGCTCCAATACACTGGGACAGGAATATGA
- a CDS encoding GNAT family N-acetyltransferase: MISHRLLTHDTIIELLPPISPDQDLLFYSYLVQRREKALFICQFVEENLTAILAYFSELSFPAFSFFRLEENNIFFPELVSFTRETLNLDEKAVCGTILSQKDLELFQSFGLIRGTPQRFLIMKHQDDSKLLDSHITEKVRENEFSKVIDFLHKGGMRFFTKSELEYCPFLGVREGEDFVSVGGYHFYDSKLVELGNIVTRLDCRGRGLAKHITSELTHLGKKLSPDVYLGVLADNLPAVQVYEGLGYGITAVLSIVNFTLSSTLTCSNSY, from the coding sequence ATGATCTCACATCGATTACTTACTCACGATACAATCATCGAACTGTTGCCCCCCATTAGTCCAGATCAGGATTTACTTTTTTATAGTTATTTAGTTCAACGAAGGGAAAAAGCCCTATTTATTTGCCAATTCGTTGAAGAAAATCTGACTGCCATATTAGCTTATTTTAGCGAACTTTCCTTCCCTGCTTTTTCCTTTTTCAGACTTGAAGAAAATAACATCTTTTTTCCAGAACTCGTTTCGTTTACAAGAGAAACTCTCAATCTTGATGAAAAAGCTGTTTGTGGCACGATTCTCAGTCAAAAGGATCTTGAACTTTTTCAATCCTTTGGACTTATTAGAGGAACTCCTCAACGTTTTTTAATAATGAAGCATCAGGATGACTCGAAACTCCTTGATTCACACATAACGGAAAAGGTGAGGGAAAATGAATTTTCTAAGGTTATTGATTTTCTACATAAGGGTGGAATGAGGTTTTTTACTAAGAGCGAGTTAGAATATTGTCCTTTTCTTGGAGTTAGGGAAGGGGAAGATTTTGTTTCTGTCGGTGGGTATCATTTTTATGACTCTAAGCTAGTGGAACTAGGGAACATTGTTACCAGGTTAGATTGCAGAGGAAGGGGATTAGCTAAGCACATAACAAGTGAATTGACACACCTCGGTAAAAAACTTTCACCAGATGTCTATCTGGGTGTATTGGCAGATAATCTGCCCGCTGTTCAGGTTTATGAAGGCTTGGGGTATGGGATTACAGCGGTGTTATCTATTGTCAATTTTACCTTGTCTAGTACCCTTACTTGTAGTAATTCATATTGA
- a CDS encoding tetratricopeptide repeat protein, protein MNIFRFCKNINRESKLNNHVNHSEISKNIGINADNQNEKIYKDYFEAIKLDPQNGDLYVELSKAYWSQKKYDLAIKYLDVAFELEPQKHYFFYFLRHLIFWELGNLEKSLEDIKQAVNLAPPEYMYHKHLAKVYVELGQRENAILALKKEIEENPKNRHAYWDNAVFYERIGQFQEALEYITMAIEVEPAILYSYHRRAKIYAKMGQFDNALKDCNVCIQIEPKEWTHYRVRSEVYKAKGDTRAAEADYHTSMDLNPCINR, encoded by the coding sequence ATGAACATATTTAGATTTTGCAAGAACATAAATAGAGAAAGTAAGTTAAACAATCATGTAAATCATTCTGAGATATCAAAGAACATTGGTATAAATGCAGATAACCAAAATGAGAAAATATATAAAGATTATTTTGAAGCAATTAAACTTGATCCACAAAATGGAGATCTATATGTAGAGCTAAGTAAAGCATACTGGTCTCAGAAGAAATATGATTTAGCAATTAAATATCTTGATGTCGCTTTTGAGCTAGAGCCGCAAAAACATTACTTTTTTTATTTCCTACGGCATCTTATATTTTGGGAATTAGGTAATTTAGAGAAATCATTAGAGGATATAAAGCAGGCTGTTAACCTAGCACCTCCAGAATATATGTATCATAAACATTTAGCTAAGGTGTATGTTGAATTAGGGCAGAGAGAAAACGCCATATTGGCTTTAAAGAAAGAAATTGAAGAAAATCCAAAAAACAGACATGCTTATTGGGACAATGCGGTATTTTATGAAAGAATCGGGCAATTTCAAGAGGCTCTTGAGTACATTACTATGGCTATTGAAGTAGAACCAGCAATACTCTACTCCTATCATCGGAGAGCAAAAATTTATGCCAAGATGGGACAGTTTGATAATGCACTAAAGGATTGCAATGTCTGTATTCAAATTGAGCCTAAAGAGTGGACTCATTACCGTGTACGCTCAGAAGTATATAAAGCAAAGGGGGATACTCGAGCCGCAGAGGCAGACTATCACACGAGTATGGACTTAAATCCTTGTATAAATCGGTAA
- a CDS encoding helix-turn-helix domain-containing protein, which translates to MARSRFSDPPKEQIEVCPVTETQDIIAGKWKIIILWHLSRQTRRFNELQRLLPDISKGILTRQLRELEEDQMVHREVYKEIPPKVEYSLTPIGKSFIPILDSMGEWGKNIKD; encoded by the coding sequence ATGGCACGAAGTCGATTTAGTGACCCCCCTAAAGAACAAATAGAGGTTTGTCCAGTTACAGAAACTCAAGACATAATTGCAGGAAAATGGAAAATCATCATCCTATGGCATTTAAGCAGACAGACAAGAAGATTTAATGAACTGCAAAGGTTGCTACCTGATATTTCAAAAGGAATATTGACACGTCAGTTGAGAGAATTGGAAGAAGACCAAATGGTTCATAGAGAAGTATATAAAGAAATCCCTCCAAAGGTAGAATATTCGCTAACACCTATAGGGAAAAGCTTTATCCCTATCCTAGATAGTATGGGAGAATGGGGAAAAAATATAAAGGATTAA
- the hpaB gene encoding 4-hydroxyphenylacetate 3-monooxygenase, oxygenase component produces the protein MGIINGREFIERIDKLENKIWLDGDKIIGKISEHPAFKGVLESKASLYDLQNDPVLKNDMTFLLPDYGEPIGLSYLQPKTKEDLIRRRKMIEQWAGFTNGLMGRSPDYMNTAIMSFASSYPLLEDRENCFPENIKRLYQKAMEKDLSFTHTFITPQVNRSQFNLGLSDEPITARVIDRNKDGLVIKGARLLATQGGLTDEVFVISTSGFMDSAEAFAFSIPSNTKGLRFICRESFVGGISAFNHPLSSRYEEMDTIIVFDNVLVPWDCVFVYDNVEAVFDLINNSSFYAFAYHQVITRQIVKTEFMLGVAQLLVETINVGEYQHIQEKLSEIIIGLETMKALLVKSENDAEIDQWGIMRPSIVSLQVASNIFPRIYPRFSEIIQIIGASGMVSLPTEKDFNSKISEDLDKYLQGTNRNAKDRVRIFRLAWDLTMSSFGTRQTQYERYFFGDPIRLASSLYKHYPIGTHVEKINKFLNLKISE, from the coding sequence ATGGGAATCATTAACGGTAGGGAATTTATCGAGCGTATCGATAAATTGGAAAATAAAATTTGGCTTGACGGTGATAAAATTATAGGGAAAATTTCCGAGCATCCCGCATTTAAAGGGGTTCTTGAGAGCAAAGCTTCCCTCTATGATTTACAAAATGATCCGGTACTAAAAAATGACATGACTTTCCTTTTACCAGATTACGGAGAACCTATTGGACTCTCCTATTTACAACCAAAAACAAAAGAAGATTTGATAAGAAGAAGAAAGATGATTGAACAATGGGCTGGATTTACTAATGGTTTAATGGGAAGAAGTCCAGACTATATGAATACAGCTATAATGAGCTTTGCATCGTCTTACCCATTATTAGAAGACAGAGAAAACTGTTTTCCTGAAAATATTAAAAGATTATATCAAAAGGCAATGGAAAAAGACCTTTCATTTACACATACATTTATTACTCCACAAGTCAATCGTTCACAGTTTAATTTGGGATTATCTGACGAGCCCATCACAGCCAGGGTTATAGATAGAAATAAAGATGGACTGGTCATTAAAGGTGCTCGCCTCCTGGCTACACAAGGTGGTTTAACAGATGAAGTATTTGTTATTTCCACATCTGGATTTATGGATAGTGCCGAAGCATTTGCTTTTTCCATCCCGTCTAATACAAAAGGTTTAAGATTTATTTGCAGGGAATCATTTGTCGGAGGAATATCAGCTTTTAACCATCCCCTGAGTTCCAGATATGAAGAAATGGATACCATTATTGTCTTTGACAACGTACTGGTTCCATGGGATTGTGTATTTGTTTACGATAATGTTGAGGCAGTCTTTGATTTAATAAATAATAGTTCGTTTTATGCTTTTGCCTATCATCAAGTAATAACTCGGCAAATTGTTAAAACAGAATTTATGTTAGGCGTTGCTCAGCTTCTGGTTGAAACGATTAATGTTGGTGAGTACCAACATATACAAGAAAAACTTTCCGAAATCATCATCGGTCTTGAAACAATGAAAGCACTATTGGTGAAGTCAGAAAATGATGCGGAAATAGATCAGTGGGGCATTATGCGCCCTAGTATTGTCTCTCTACAAGTCGCGAGTAACATCTTTCCGAGAATATATCCCCGCTTCAGCGAGATTATCCAAATAATTGGGGCAAGCGGCATGGTTTCATTACCTACTGAAAAGGACTTTAATTCAAAAATAAGCGAGGATTTAGATAAGTACCTACAAGGGACGAATAGGAATGCTAAAGACAGAGTTAGAATTTTTCGTTTAGCATGGGACCTGACAATGAGCTCGTTTGGTACAAGGCAAACCCAGTATGAACGATACTTTTTTGGTGATCCTATTCGATTAGCAAGCAGTTTATACAAACACTATCCAATAGGGACACATGTCGAAAAAATAAACAAATTTTTAAATTTAAAAATCAGTGAGTAA
- a CDS encoding cytochrome b N-terminal domain-containing protein — MRKWLDDRLRVQELLDSMFNHPAPKRSNFLDYLGFATLFAFINEAITGILLATVYIPSANEAYSSVKAIEASGAENFVRSLHAWGADFMIVLVVLHLLRVFYVGAYKYPRELTWVSGVILLLGTVALGFTGYLLPWDQEGYWATTVGTAMAGYVPFIGDYLVQVLRDGVNVTGATLTRFFAIHILVLPGIILLSFLPHIFFVLRQGMTSTDELTKAKQRGEDITQKSRPFYPNEAFRMAFFILLNAVALFILASYFPKDLGDPADPLNMENYTPKPAWYFMGVYQLLKYFPGKLDVLAMVGLPLIGILILFFLPWIDRNPSRSPKKRPVALGVAAVLVIGLGVLTYQGMSSGPKVLETKGVVTHPSFQKDIEPIFQNYCLQCHPPYKSYSGILKEVTPGNPDKSLLYDSITGKAKFPMPPGQPLNEDTIQTIKNWIQDGAKNN; from the coding sequence TTGAGAAAATGGCTTGACGATCGATTAAGGGTTCAGGAACTTCTAGACTCAATGTTTAATCACCCTGCTCCTAAACGAAGTAATTTTTTAGACTATTTAGGCTTTGCCACTTTATTTGCTTTTATTAATGAAGCAATAACTGGAATTTTATTGGCAACCGTATACATACCTTCAGCTAATGAAGCATACAGCAGTGTCAAGGCAATAGAAGCTTCAGGTGCTGAGAATTTTGTTCGCTCCTTACATGCATGGGGAGCAGATTTCATGATTGTTTTAGTGGTTTTACATTTGCTTCGAGTATTCTATGTAGGTGCTTATAAATACCCCCGTGAGTTGACCTGGGTTTCAGGAGTCATACTGCTTCTGGGAACCGTAGCATTAGGATTTACAGGTTATCTTTTACCTTGGGATCAAGAAGGATATTGGGCGACGACTGTTGGTACAGCAATGGCAGGTTATGTTCCGTTTATCGGGGATTATCTCGTACAGGTTTTGCGGGATGGCGTAAACGTTACGGGAGCGACATTGACCCGGTTCTTTGCAATCCATATACTTGTTCTCCCTGGGATTATCTTATTATCCTTCTTGCCTCATATCTTTTTTGTTCTTCGTCAAGGGATGACTTCTACAGACGAACTTACTAAAGCAAAACAGAGAGGGGAAGATATAACACAAAAGTCACGTCCTTTTTATCCAAATGAAGCTTTTCGGATGGCTTTTTTTATTTTACTTAATGCAGTTGCCCTTTTCATCCTAGCTAGTTATTTTCCCAAGGATTTGGGCGATCCAGCAGATCCACTAAACATGGAAAACTATACCCCTAAGCCTGCTTGGTATTTTATGGGTGTATATCAACTTCTAAAGTATTTTCCTGGGAAGTTGGATGTCCTAGCAATGGTTGGTCTACCTTTGATTGGAATTCTTATATTATTTTTCTTGCCGTGGATCGATCGTAATCCGAGTCGGTCACCTAAGAAAAGACCCGTTGCACTGGGTGTAGCAGCAGTATTAGTGATTGGGCTAGGTGTACTAACCTATCAAGGAATGAGTTCTGGACCTAAGGTTTTGGAAACGAAGGGAGTAGTTACTCATCCAAGTTTTCAAAAAGATATTGAACCTATTTTCCAGAATTATTGCTTACAATGTCATCCTCCATACAAGAGCTATTCTGGAATATTGAAGGAAGTAACTCCGGGAAACCCTGATAAAAGCCTGTTATATGATAGTATTACAGGAAAAGCTAAATTCCCGATGCCTCCGGGACAGCCATTGAATGAAGATACGATTCAAACTATAAAAAACTGGATTCAGGATGGGGCAAAGAATAATTAA
- a CDS encoding VanZ family protein produces MKNIIKVILGISFIFYLLALVMLLFVGVMFVGIRGYIWTDLSLIEYIKNSSNFVPFKTISTYIQAIFDGSMNISIPIKNIVGNLFMFLPMGIFLPFFIVKINKVSIFTISMIILLFFIEAIQLVTRRGSFDIDDFILNMLGALIGFGIWKSKLFQRLLKLTCPKTY; encoded by the coding sequence ATGAAAAATATAATAAAAGTAATTTTGGGTATCAGTTTTATATTTTATTTATTAGCATTGGTCATGCTGTTGTTTGTGGGAGTTATGTTTGTGGGTATTAGAGGTTATATATGGACAGACTTATCGTTGATAGAATATATAAAGAATTCTTCAAATTTTGTTCCATTTAAAACAATCAGTACATATATTCAGGCAATATTTGATGGCAGTATGAATATTAGTATACCTATCAAAAACATTGTGGGTAATTTATTTATGTTTTTGCCAATGGGGATTTTTCTTCCATTTTTCATAGTTAAAATAAATAAAGTCAGCATATTTACTATTTCAATGATTATATTGTTATTTTTTATCGAGGCTATACAATTAGTTACAAGAAGGGGAAGTTTTGATATAGATGATTTCATTCTTAATATGCTTGGTGCTTTGATAGGTTTTGGAATTTGGAAATCAAAACTTTTTCAGAGATTACTTAAATTAACCTGCCCCAAAACTTATTAA
- a CDS encoding ubiquinol-cytochrome c reductase iron-sulfur subunit — protein sequence MNEKKMDNKTESGISRRRFLTLGVGAAGTAIALGYIGAAGKFLEPPVANAETLKEVGKVSDFEEGVPKLITYQGSTVEEGIYVLNMGKEGWLALEFLCTHLQCAVNYEDSSKTFICPCHGGAFDIKGNILFGPIPKPLQRRVIEVQGDSVRVGGMLV from the coding sequence ATGAATGAGAAAAAAATGGATAATAAAACAGAATCCGGAATATCGCGTCGCCGTTTTTTAACTCTTGGTGTAGGTGCAGCAGGAACTGCAATCGCACTGGGTTATATTGGTGCGGCTGGAAAGTTTCTAGAACCACCGGTAGCCAATGCAGAGACGCTAAAAGAAGTAGGGAAAGTGTCCGATTTTGAGGAAGGTGTCCCTAAATTAATTACCTATCAAGGAAGTACCGTCGAAGAAGGGATTTACGTACTCAACATGGGAAAAGAAGGATGGCTTGCTCTAGAATTTCTCTGCACCCATTTACAGTGCGCGGTAAATTACGAAGATTCATCGAAAACATTCATATGTCCATGTCATGGGGGAGCGTTTGATATTAAAGGAAACATCCTCTTCGGACCGATTCCAAAGCCTTTGCAACGTCGGGTTATTGAAGTTCAAGGGGATTCTGTCAGAGTAGGGGGAATGTTGGTTTGA